In Streptococcus dysgalactiae subsp. dysgalactiae, the following are encoded in one genomic region:
- a CDS encoding amino acid ABC transporter permease: protein MTLLTTTNLVALPQWTAFFNHFPLFLKAFLYTLGVSLAALLLAMVLGVIIGGLSTAKQKGSRIVSRMYVEFYQNTPLLVQVVFMYYGLAIMSKGFIMPSAFMTTVCCVGLYHAAYIAEVIRSGIEAVPKGQTEAALSQGFTRLQTMSLIIIPQAVRTILPPLTNQVVNLIKNTSIVAIISGADLMFTAKVWAYDTTYYVPAFAGAAFLYFILCFPIAIFGRRQEERNKETYSL from the coding sequence ATGACTTTATTAACAACTACGAATTTAGTTGCCTTACCTCAGTGGACGGCTTTTTTTAACCACTTTCCACTATTTCTCAAGGCATTCCTTTATACACTAGGCGTTTCTTTAGCAGCGCTTTTGTTAGCCATGGTGCTCGGTGTGATAATAGGTGGTCTTTCCACTGCTAAGCAAAAAGGAAGCCGTATCGTCTCAAGAATGTATGTCGAGTTTTATCAAAACACACCCTTATTGGTTCAAGTCGTCTTTATGTATTATGGTCTTGCTATCATGTCTAAAGGCTTTATCATGCCATCTGCTTTTATGACTACCGTCTGTTGTGTAGGCCTTTATCACGCAGCTTACATTGCAGAAGTCATCCGCTCTGGTATCGAAGCTGTTCCTAAAGGACAAACCGAAGCGGCCTTATCTCAAGGATTTACGCGTTTGCAAACCATGTCTCTGATTATCATCCCTCAGGCGGTGAGAACCATTTTACCACCTTTAACAAATCAAGTGGTTAACCTCATCAAAAACACTTCTATCGTTGCTATTATCTCAGGAGCAGACCTTATGTTTACTGCTAAAGTATGGGCTTATGACACTACTTATTATGTGCCCGCTTTTGCAGGAGCTGCTTTTTTATACTTTATTCTCTGCTTTCCTATCGCCATCTTTGGACGTCGACAAGAAGAGCGTAACAAAGAAACCTATTCTCTTTAG
- a CDS encoding transporter substrate-binding domain-containing protein: MKKYSLLVLCFLLTLTCPNLSQASELTTPNVLKQITKKGQLRIGVKQDVPNFGYYHPKHRQFEGMEIDIAKKIAKALDVKPQFTAVTAQTREALLDNQQLDMIIATYTITPERQKQYAFSNPYYLDEIGFLVKKSDAITSIKELNQKTIGVAQGSTTKNAIEEYGKAHDLSFSFVQLGSYPELAISLYANRIASFSVDKSILSGYTNQKTTILTEGFNQQAYGVATTKSNKALITHINKLLEQWQKDGSLAKIYRKYGLIPATRKP; encoded by the coding sequence ATGAAAAAGTATTCTCTGTTAGTTCTCTGTTTTTTGCTGACACTGACTTGCCCTAATTTAAGCCAAGCAAGCGAGTTGACAACCCCTAACGTCTTAAAACAAATTACTAAGAAAGGTCAACTCCGTATCGGTGTCAAACAAGACGTCCCTAATTTTGGGTATTATCATCCTAAGCACCGTCAGTTTGAAGGAATGGAGATTGATATCGCCAAAAAAATTGCTAAAGCTTTGGACGTTAAACCTCAGTTTACTGCTGTAACTGCTCAAACTCGAGAAGCCTTACTAGATAATCAACAGTTAGATATGATTATTGCCACTTATACTATTACACCTGAACGCCAAAAGCAATATGCCTTCTCTAATCCCTATTATTTAGATGAAATTGGTTTTTTAGTCAAAAAATCCGATGCAATCACATCCATTAAGGAGCTCAATCAAAAAACAATTGGAGTGGCCCAAGGATCAACCACCAAAAATGCTATTGAAGAATATGGTAAAGCTCACGACCTATCCTTTTCATTTGTCCAGCTGGGCTCTTACCCTGAACTCGCCATCTCACTGTACGCCAATCGCATTGCTAGTTTTAGTGTTGATAAATCCATTTTATCAGGTTACACCAATCAAAAAACAACTATCTTAACCGAAGGGTTTAATCAACAAGCCTACGGAGTTGCTACGACAAAATCAAACAAAGCCTTGATTACCCATATCAATAAATTGCTTGAGCAATGGCAAAAAGATGGAAGCCTTGCTAAGATTTATCGTAAGTATGGGTTGATACCTGCCACAAGAAAACCATAA